TTCACTCACCActccatttttaaccaaaactgttcttcaattttgttgaaatttgaataaaatattaaaagtattattttatttatttatttgattttgaacatttcattaCAACGAATAATTAAAAAGTGCTGGCACTACTAGTAGGGCAGGATACAGACATTTTTCCAAAATTAATTCACAATATTCAACTTGAAGTTGTACATAGATATGTAGAAACAAGAACCGCAGACCGAATTTCAGTCATTTAGAGCATGGAGGTAAGAAGAAGACATGGTTTGGAGGCTGCACTATTCCTGTGTACCTACCAAGTTGTGTAGAAACGTCGAGTCGACCCGAGTCGAGTGCTAGTGTGTGATGTAcaatacaaacacaaacacgGTGGTTATAAAAGACACCGTCCTTCCCAATTTCAGTGAGTGAAGAACCCAATAAATTATCAATACATTCGAAATATTCACGCCAATTTGGAAACTGGGGACCACCTAACTGTTACCCAcaatacacacacaaacaaaatcaagaatTCGGCAGCATATTAGCGATTTTCTAACACAGGAAGTAAGCGCATACGAAAATTACTGGACACAGTTCTTTCTTCACGAAGCATCTGACTGAAAGGGCGCCACCAACGTTACATTCACGGCTTTGGAGTACTGCCACCGCTTGGTGGCGCCACAACtcttgttctttttttacataTTCAGCAGACGACAACAAGTAAGCATGTCATTTTTAATGTGTTATGAATttcaattttgtattttgtattaaataattataatctttatttctgttaaaacaaattgtcagAACGTATCTGCATCCAAGCGTAGAGCAAGGACAGCCTGAGTGGGcgtattttgtaaacaaacactCGCTCGAGGAGTGTGGAGACTCGGCTGACTCCTCAGTCAGTGACTGTCTGCCTTGACCATATTGACTGACCATGCTGATTGCTGAGTGACTTGTTTTCGTTCACCACACACACATGACACATAGCAAGCATGTGTTAGGCTATGATGAGTTCGTGATGATTATTTAGCAGTTTGTTTTTGACATTGTCGTTAACTCATGTCAGTAATGattaaatttgtacaacaaaatttTGTCCACTAAACATGAACCGATACATTTGTGTAGGCTGTTGTGATCTACATTCTAACCAAAGGATAAAGTTGGGTCTAGATGAGGTAGGGCTAGTTTACTAGGATCAGAAACATGCATTAGGGTCATGAGGGTTGTCAAAACATGGGTTCTaaatactcctagaactatttcggtttcgtccggctatcgtcttacgggagacgatagccggacgaaaccgaaataaaTCTAGGAGAAGGTTCTAAGAACATGGGTGTGTAACCATTTCAATGTTTCATTCTTTTTATAtgcataatgtttgtttttatatttcttatCAGCAAGATGGCTTCCTTGATATGTTCAGAGAGTACCCTTAAACAAGTTCAGCGGTATGCAGACCAACTCCATACTTTGGTGTCTACATACAGCTGGATCACTGAATCATACGTTGTGGTAAGATTTTACAAGACAACTTTGTAACAAGTTTTACCAAAGTGACAGAAATTCGATTTGTTCCAATGCTTGTTTCAAGTCCTAGGTTTGCAGTTCATTGGTGTTGACTCTTGATCCATTTATAGGCAAACAAACATCAGTCCAAATGTCGATCatcattctgtttttattttgatcagGAATTCTTTGTGAAAGACCACTGGGGCCATCTTCCCGTTTCTTGGCAGACAAGCTTGGAGTCCCTGACCCCGACTGATATTTCAGAGACTCTTATGAGTAACCCCTATGCTGGAGAAAGTGTCAGGTAAATAAATGATTTCAAACAACTTTGGTTAAAACGATGCGAAATCATGATTTTTAAACTTGTGTTACCTCTGAATGATCAAGAGTACTTTGTTTACTCCAGTAAGCAAAGTTGATCGTTCAAAAGTAACAAAAGTTTACAAATCATTATTtgtgaattgtttttctttcaacagaAGTAATCGCACTTCTGTATGGCCGCTGTCACTCCTAGCATTCCGTGCTGCAACTCACGCCTTGTCTCTCTGTCGCTCAGTGGCCCAGCCAGCCAAGTTACATCCACAGAGCGGCCGCAATCCAGATTTATCTCACTGCTATCGAGCGCATGTTAAGCCCAAGAAACAACACGAGATAGAGCGCCTGGCCGAGGTGAGTAGATACCAAACTCCTAGAGGATttagttattttatttgttttgggggCTGGGGGCTGAAAAGCCTTTTCGTTAAACTAGGTCATCACTCGTACTCAATTTCAAACACTTCCATAGTATGAAatccatacatgtacaaaggcaaaatttcatagatgttttaaaaaaactatttgGCCACAATCAGTCTCAAAAAGTGTCCAGGTGTCGATATAAGTGAGGGCGAGTAACTTGTTCTTACTCGAGATAAAACTAGTCTTCACTTGTTGTGTAAACCACCCCAAGTCTTGAACTACCTAAAGGCTGCTGAAGGAATGACCTCTCTGTTGCCCCTGATTTTGACTTTTGTGCCCCTTCGAACTCACCATAAACTTTGACCTCTCAAAGAGGAAATTCCAGGCATGAGTGTCCATTCAAAATGTCTTCACCAATTGTTCCTAAGTTCTTGCTGATAATGCTACCACATTCAATTTATTTAGAGAAATTTTGAATTAGCTGGTGCAAACTGCTGACCAACCTACAGGACCTTTggtaaaatgcaaacaaaaattaattgcttgacattttgaccctagcagagtctttctcaaagactaaatTTTAACTAAAGACAAAGATCAAAGCCCTTTTATTTGATACCGACCACCAGGTGATCCACCTGACATGCAATCAGGCCGGTTGTCATCATGTGGTGGACATCGGTTCCGGTCAGGGTCATCTCTCTCGTCTTCTGTCATTCGGCTACGGTCATCAGGTGACCAGTATCGAGGCAGTTGGCTGCCACATCACAGGAGCAGCCAAGTTTGATCAAGAGGTCAAGCTGTATTTTGAAAGGGTGAGTAAAGAACAGTCGTTAAAACTCATCGAACCATTTAGTGTTCACAAATCATCCATTCTGACTGTTTGAGAGGAGATCACAGAGTCATGTTGTGAGATACAAACACAGGGAGACGTGTTTTAACTTGGCCTGACCCTGACGGAATTGAGTTGGAAGAGGGCACTATCAGATGATTTCAAGGAGCACTAAGATTTAACAGCCCAAATTAAGTTGGtagatattttatttaatatttggcTCGCGCAAGTTTGAAACTTGGGAGTAGTGAATTATTTGACTTAACTTAGCCAAGCCAACCAGGCTTGACAATGACATTAACCAAGGCAAGCCATTATCAAATTCAAACGGTTTGgacaatattaaaaaatgctGATAGTTAGACATATGAAGTAGAAAAAGTAGTGGCAAAAGGATCAGGGTAAATGTACCTGTACGGTTGAAACACCTTAAGTTAGAACCTCCTTCACATTCCCTAGTATAGCATGTGCACTTACAATAAATGCCTCTAACTACCAATTTTATACATCCATTATATCCTAGAAAGCCAAAGGCAATGATGACACTGTTGCAGTCACGTCCCCTCATCACGTCATATGTACCGTCCACCCCTACATCACAGTAGAAGAGTTTCTCTCAGCAATCAGTGCCCATACATCCAAACAAGACAATGGAACGTCTCATCCACTTGACGGGGGAGATCACATCGAGAGCTCTTCAGAAAAATCCACCCACCAAGATACATGTAAGAAACGGAAAATTGAATCCACAAGACAAATATCGCACCAGGATACTGTTGGCTCATGCTGCGATGACCAGAAATCATCTTGTAAACAATCTAGCTGTAAATATCCTCCTGTAAACCTAGAACCTACTTTGACAAAGGCCTCAACGTCAGATTTTCGTACACCAACTCCTTCCACAACCAGCACGTCCGATCAGACTCGGCTAGAGAGCTGTTCATCTCAAGTCATAGGAGGGCACCTTGAGATCAACCCCGGCCAGGACTTCTTAATCGCAGGACTTCACACCTGTGGGGATCTTGGACCGACCATGCTGAGGACATTTGCCGAGTGCCCCTCGTCTGTCGCCCTGGCTTCAGTTGCCTGTTGCTACATGAGAATGTCCTTCTGTGATAAATCAGTGGATATGAACCAAGAACCTATAAAAAATGATCGAGTATCGCCACAATCTGAACAACTACAGGAACTATCTTTTTCGGATGTACAGCTACAGCATCCAGGCCATGAGAGACTCGCCACCCCTTCAAGCTGTCAAACTGCTGCGCCTAAAACCGTGCCACGGTTAGATGTCGGCTTTCCCATGAGCAGCCATGTTAGAACACTCTGCAAGAGTGCTGGGACATCTTTGATCTTTGAATCCTTGGAGCTTGCCTGTCACTTTTACGATGGTTACCGCAAAAAGTTAGAAGGTGTGTATCCTTAACGACTATTTGTAATCTCCTATTtgcaatttcattattttctcgcaactttgataaccaattgatcatgccaaatgttcacaggatgTCGTAATAGACCAAGTGAGGACTgcacactggtctttgacaattacctaaacAGATACACAAAATGTAACTTCGTTCCCATACCTTTTTTTTGATCCTCTAGTTTTAGCAAAGATGTATCAATTTTTGTGCCATTTGCGGCCGCTGTGGGCATTTTGGTACTAGCCGCTTGTGGCTGAAATGGTCTCTACTTGGTTAATAACGATTCAGCTGTCTTTAAACTGTTCCAACGATGTATGTCAAATAATTCCAAGATTCTCTTGTTTCCCCCAGGTAACGATCCCAGCCTACTTATCCAAGGGTACCGAGCAATTCTGGAAGTCTTGATCCAGGAAGAGGGTATTGAGTTGACCCAGAGCCAAGACGGGGCACGACGAATAAGGAAAGCAGTCAGTAGTGTCAAACGAGCCCATCAAATGAAATTCGAAGAGTAAGTAATTAAATAAGTAATAAAGCTCCTAGTTCTTATAATGGGTGCTCTCGTCtaacttccctgggtcgacccccggTCTACCCTCGGTGCGTTCGAATAACTTTGACGTCTCACCCGAATCATCCCCCAGTTttctgcttgtggagtgggtcacttaggGGCTGGCCCcatgtgcatgacgtcactacgagaacGGTgggtgatcgttcgtttagctcttgtcaggggctcacccgagtgagcacagCGGGGCAGACCCAGGGAAACGTACATCCATAAAACAAACACGAATTACGACAAAATTGATGCTCAACATCTGAACATGGCGCCACATTTGACATGTTTTACAATTATTGTTGTATcagtgcgctttacattagtgccctgggggTAGATTTCACTAAGAATtagaactagtcttatctcgagtaggaacgagttacttgtcctaggCTAGGACCAGACATAATAAGTAAGGACAAGCCTATTTAGGAGGTATTTTGAAATGATGGCTTTTCCACCTTTTGGTAGCCCCTGGGGTTTAGATTTCACAGGGCTTTTTAGGGGACAGTGTCCCAGGCATAGATCAAAGAGCATTTTTACcgatgatttgtattgtgacatcacactttacttggCAACTAAGATTGATTTGCAGTCAAGGTCCAagtttagctctttgtgaaatcatccCATGGCAGACTTCCAAGTCTGAATAAAGAGAAAAGGCTGAAATATCTCACCCCTGGTTTCTACACCTTTTCTACCACACAGCTATGCCTCGGCTATTCTCAGCAAGCTCGACCTGCAAAGTGACCCTGTGAGGATTCGTACCCTGTGTAAAGAGTGCCTGCCAAGCTGGCACAACCTCCTTGTGTACAACACCATTAGGCAGCTGCTTGCCCCGATTGTGGAGAGTCTGGTGCTCGTGGATCGGGCACTGTTCCTTGCTGAAAGAGGTAAGTTTCTAGACTTCAATTCTAGGTCCATGGCTTAACCCACATTTTTGACTATTTGCAGAGCtgccaaaatttgcattttgtaaTCGGGGAGGTTTTGTACAACTATCAGGAAGATATTTAGAATTATCAACATATTAATAGAGAATAAGGTTCCATAACcaggagattttcaaatttgtctgtCAGAATACGGAAAGATTGACTCACTTTCAGGGGAATTTCAGAAGACTTCAATCCTCCtctcctacatgtaggtcactcCACACCAAGTTGTTTGGACTTGGTTATGATaagtcaccgtggtcaagtggttagactgcagaacTTACAATCACACGGTTGTGGATTTGAATCCCACAGCTAATCGCTGATTTAACAATGACTAGattaaatattgtcgtctagttactgaatcacaatttcttgatttgtgtaatttatAATCATAGCTGTTAAAAAcgaatgtttgtatgagagagattggctgttgctagcttggtgtttatatctccTTGTGGGTGTTTGCttagttcccttgatgggaagatcccCTTatgaaacaatcaaacaaatatgGTAGTCTCAGAACTGTCACACTATCTGTACTTATAATTTTACTTTCTCTTTTTTACTTTGAAGGTATAGAGAGTCGTCTGGTGCCCATTTTCGACCCTGTCATCTCACCAAGAAACCTCGTTCTGCTAGCGGTTAAAAAACCACGATGACATGACAAGACAACTCCCAAGTCATTCATCATCAATCATGAAGTCATTCCTAGGATCAAAATGGAAGCTTCCGTCCACAATATACACAACCAATTATGTTACTATGAtaacacattaaaggcagtggacactattggtagttactcaaaattattatcatcataaaacatttcttgattatgagtaatggggagaggttgatggtataaaacattgtgagaaacagctccctctgaagtgacgtagttttcgagaaagaagtaattttccacgaatttgatttcgagacctcaagtttagaatttgaggtcccgaaatcaagcatcagaaagcacacaacttcgtgtgacaagggtgtttttttcttccattattatctcacaaattcgaagaccgatagagctcaaatttgttattttatgcatatgatgagatacaccaactgtgaagactagtctttgacaattaccaatagtgtccactgtctttaaaagcaaaattatcaagaaaagATATGATaaaagtgaaagtttcagctgtcTACATGCTGGGAAAACGGCAAAAAAACATAACGCGAGTTGACAGGGAGTACCAACTGCATTATTTGCCATAGCAATCACGAACCTGTCATAGATTGGATAAACGTTAATGTTTTCAGTTGTTTGATGGAAGCCACAAATTCAGTGCAATTTGCACCATCTTTCATGGACCACATTTAGCCAATAAAAATTCAAGATTTAAATGCtgttttgttaaataaaaacagATCGCACTGCGTTGATCGTTGTATAAGAACAAGTTTATTACCTTTCGCAATTGCATTTCATTCATTGTTGATTTAGTCATAAACGATTTGTTGTAGAACTGTTTTTGAAGATATTATACAGAAACTGCCAGGATAGAACTTTACAAACTGTAACTCGCATAATGTATTACTTGTgaataaattatgaaattttaagtatTGAAAAAAACGACAGATGAACATTAAAATTCAGTTTACCAAATGTAATATGCAAGTGTCTTTGACATGTTGAAGAAGTTACCATTGGTGAAAAAAATACCTCTGACTTCAAAGCATGTAAAGACTCCCCTgccccccccaccccgccccCATCCCAAAGGCGAGGACGAATGTAACACTTCCAAATCTACTGAGCCATTTGAAGCCCCGACAAACATGTACATTTGGTCACTGTACAAATGCTGTCCAAAAATCTTCATAAGCAAAACCTCTTTTTAACAGTCTCTTTAGAACAATAAGGCTTAGCTGTACAATACTTGAGCTCTCAGTTGCCACTTGAACACACGGTGTACGGTCGTCACATTTTTAATCTCTAGTTCGTGCTACTCTGAACTTTGCTTGCTACCAATAAACAAGCgtagcatttttttatttttttgctgtcATTCAAAGCAATGCGAGACTTTTGGACAGTCCTTTCACACAGTTCTCGCCAGTAGTGCACAGACCTACTTGTTGTAAGCAAGTAATTTTTAGCATGTGCTTGTACGCTCAGAGCCGCAAAACAGAACCATTATGTCTTCTGCCGCCAACATTTTAAACGTCTCCTTCAACACAAAAAAGATAAACCTGTCACAGAGTTGTAACAGCGGAGTGTGGAGAAAGCCGTTATGTCCCATACCAAAAGTAAATCCCACACTTCCGATTCTAAAAAAGATTTCCCCCCCCCCTAGTTGTGACTACGCCTCCATTGCGATTGGAGTGCTACTATTCACCGTCACTTCGGTAGGAATGTCCGTCAGGGCTTCAGGTTCATCCTCCTGGGTCATGTCATCGGTCTGCGACACGGCCAGCACGGTGTCCAGCATTCCCTTGATCTCCAGTAACGTACTGTGGTACTGCAGCTCCTGCATGAGGGTTATTTGGAGTCTCTTGAAGTGACTGACGAGCTCGTCTGAATCGCCGATGACGGGGGTGTAAATATCTGCAGCAGGGTGGAGGAATGAAAGATGGTAATTTTAAGGAGagtggacgagaaagtgtaaatttgtgaatatacatgtaatgtacgaGCCAAAGGCAAGTACATTGTAGTCACCAATCTACACTTtaacttaaactatttccccaTTGGTAGTATTACGGTTTCAATAAATCGGATTGCTCAGAATAACACTATATAGTTTTGTATATGTTGTAGGCTTACTCTGGTGCTTGCAACATCAAGTAAAATGTCAGTTTGCTCAGCTAACAATTAAACGTGATTTTTCTaaactggaaaatgtttttgtaaattggaTGATAACATAGTTTTCAGCTGTATTTTGTTGCATCTTCATGCTATCTGTCTGTTTGTTAAGACAtaaattttcaagttgaactatatTTACTTGAGTTTGCaatgaatctacactcaaccGTAGATTATGAATAcaaattcgtaaaaataatccacatttttaaaaatagttacatcacagaaatagtttagtttaaatacaaataatattcatcatgtaataataaaaatgctgggTTCTCCAATATCAATTTATCAGTATTTTTTCCGGCAAGGCATGTTGACAATCTGAGACCTACGAAAATATGTAGATCCAATCCTTGATAGCAATatgaaatggtttacaaggCGCACTATGCAGCCATCCAAAC
This genomic stretch from Asterias amurensis chromosome 9, ASM3211899v1 harbors:
- the LOC139942075 gene encoding methyltransferase-like protein 25B, yielding MASLICSESTLKQVQRYADQLHTLVSTYSWITESYVVEFFVKDHWGHLPVSWQTSLESLTPTDISETLMSNPYAGESVRSNRTSVWPLSLLAFRAATHALSLCRSVAQPAKLHPQSGRNPDLSHCYRAHVKPKKQHEIERLAEVIHLTCNQAGCHHVVDIGSGQGHLSRLLSFGYGHQVTSIEAVGCHITGAAKFDQEVKLYFERKAKGNDDTVAVTSPHHVICTVHPYITVEEFLSAISAHTSKQDNGTSHPLDGGDHIESSSEKSTHQDTCKKRKIESTRQISHQDTVGSCCDDQKSSCKQSSCKYPPVNLEPTLTKASTSDFRTPTPSTTSTSDQTRLESCSSQVIGGHLEINPGQDFLIAGLHTCGDLGPTMLRTFAECPSSVALASVACCYMRMSFCDKSVDMNQEPIKNDRVSPQSEQLQELSFSDVQLQHPGHERLATPSSCQTAAPKTVPRLDVGFPMSSHVRTLCKSAGTSLIFESLELACHFYDGYRKKLEGNDPSLLIQGYRAILEVLIQEEGIELTQSQDGARRIRKAVSSVKRAHQMKFEDYASAILSKLDLQSDPVRIRTLCKECLPSWHNLLVYNTIRQLLAPIVESLVLVDRALFLAERGIESRLVPIFDPVISPRNLVLLAVKKPR